CTTCGGTGGTGCTTTCGGCATACAGCACCGTCCACGCGTCGGGCCGGTTGATCAGCTCCATCGTCGCCGTGTGATCGGGCGGGATCGGCGGCCCGAACGTGGGACCGGTGGGCAATTCGGCGAACGCGTTGCGGATCACGGTGTGCAACAACACCTGCTCCTGCTCCGGCGGCAGCAGCAGGGGGTACGAACTCAGGTCCGCCAGGGTCACTGTGTCCTTCGTCGCCAGCGGATGCGCGCTCGAGGTGGCGATCACCAGGTCCTCCACCCACAGTTGCTCCACCACGAGGCCGGGCTGGTCGACCCTGCCGCGGATGAGGGCGAGATCGCAGTCGCCGTCGGTCACCGCGGTGATGCGCTGGCGGAACGGTTTGATGACGAACTCGATCTCCGCCTCCGGATGCGCGGCGCGCGCCCCCGCGATCGCCGACAGCGAGCGGGTGGCGAAGGACATGTTCGCGGCCAGCCGTATGCGCGGACCCACCGTGCGCACGGCGGCGCGGATCGCCGACTCCAGGCTCAGCATTTGTTTCGCGAGGGGAAGTAGCCGGGCGGTGGCGTCGGTGGGCACGACCGAGCGGGTCGAGCGCTCGAACAGTTGCACACCGAGGTCGCGCTCGAGCCGGGAGATCTGGTGGCTGATCGCCGACTGCGAGATGAAGCAGCGCGCCGCAGCGCCGCTGAAGCTGAGCTCTTCGCACACCGCGACGAAGTAGGTGAGCTGCCGAAGTTCCACAGCGGCCTCCTGATTAATTACGAATCGAGATAAGAGTCATCTGAATTATGCGCCCACACACCTGAAATATCCGCCCTCCGGATCGCGGTTCGTAATGAGAGAAGGAGGCTGTCATGCAGTACGTGGAAGCGGGAATCGAAACCGCAGGTGTCGTCATTGTCGGATCGGGGTTCGGCGGGCTCGCCGCCGCCAAGCAGCTGGCCAAGTCGGGGGTGGACTATGTGCTGATCTCCAGCACGCCCGAACATCTCTTCCAACCGCTGTTGTACCAGGTAGCGACGGGTGTGCTCACATCGGAGGAAATCGCGCCGCCGATCGCGGGGATCCTGCGCCGTCATCGCGAAGCCGATGTGCGCCTGGGCACCGTGGTCGACATCGATCCCGACCGCGCCATCGTCACCTACGAGCACGAGGGCGTGCCCCACCGCATCCGTTACGGCTCGCTGATCGCGGCCACCGGCGCGAGCCAGTCCTACTTCGGCCGCGACGACTTCGCCGAGAAGACCTATTCGCTCAAGACCATCGACGACGCGCGGCGGCTGCGCGCGCAGATCGCTCGGGTCTTCGCCGAAGCCGCGCAGGCCGACGAGCAGACCAGGCGCAGGTTGCTCAGCTTCGTCGTGGTCGGCGCGGGCGCGACCGGCGTCGAGGTGGCCGGTCAGCTGAAGGAGCTGGCGAAACGGCATTTCCACCAGGAGGTTTCGGTCACGCTCGTCGAGGGTGCCGGCGAGGTGCTCCCGCCGTTCGGCGGCGGGCTGTCGGAATACGCGAAGAAGTCGCTGACTCGCAGCGGCGTGGACGTGCTGCTCGGCACCTTCGTCACCGACATCGAGCACGGCAAGGTCACCGTCAAGAGCGCCGACGGCGTCGAGCACGCGATCGCGGCGGAAACCGTGGTCTGGTCGGCGGGCGTGCAGGCGGGCGGGTTCGCGAAGATTCTGGCCGAGGCCACGGGCGTGGCGACCGACCGGGCAGGCCGGCTGCTGATCAACCCGGACCTCACCGTCGGCGGCTACGCCGACATCTACGCCATCGGCGACATGACTTCGCTCAACGGCTACCCCGGCCAGTCGCCGGTGGCCATGCAGGAGGGCAGGCACGCCGCCGACATCATCCGCCGCAAGAAGCAGCCCGGCACCCCCTTCACCTACTGGGACAAGGGCAGCATGGCGGTGATCAGCCGGTTCAGCGCCGTGACGAAGCTCAACGACCGCATCACCTTCCGCGGCTTCGTCGCCTGGGTCATGTGGCTCGCGGTGCACCTGTTCTACCTGGTCGGCTTCCGCAACCGCTTCGCCGCGGTCGCGTCCTGGCTGGTCGCGTTCATCTTCACCGGACGCCCCGGTTTCGCCGAAGAGGACACGACCCCGAAGAAGGTACGCGCCGAGGAGAGCCGCGCCGCTTGATTGCTTCCCGTACCTGAGGAATCGCGCCGCTCTGAGACGGGAGTGGCGCGATCCGTCGGGGATCGGCCGTAACCGCATGGGGGAAGCGGTCGCGATGCCGAGGGGCGAACGCGGTGGAACCGTTCGGTGAACGCTCGGTGTGACAGCCGTCTCGTTCACCCAACCGGCATCGTCGCGACACTTCGAGGTTGCTGCGGCGCATTGTCGAGCTGGCTTCATCATGGATATGACTATTTCGTCCGTGCTGACAGCCCCGGCTCGACCGACGGACTCCGGGGAGGGACGGTCGCGCTACTCGCTGGTGGTTTCCTCCGATCTCGACCACCGCGTCGCCGCGCAGCGCCTGCGATACAACGTCTTCGCCAACGAGCCGGGGTTCCGGATCCCGGACGACGGTACGGGTTTGGACGCCGACCGTTTCGACGAGCACTGCGATCACATGCTCGTGCGCGACGACGCCACCGGCGAGTTCGTCGGCTGCTATCGAATGCTGCCGCCGGACAAGGTCGCCGCGGCGGGCGGGTACTACACGGCGACGGAATTCGATCTGGCCCAGCTGGACCCGGAGGGCATGCGGATCGTTGAGATGGGCCGCGCCTGCGTGGTCCCCGATCACCGCAACGGCTCGGTGCTCACCCTCATGTGGGCGGGCATCCTGCACTACATCCAGCTCACCGGCTACGAGTGGGTCATGGGCTGCGTGTCGGTGCCGATGCAGGACACCCCGGCCGACGCGCCCGGGGTGAACGTGCGCGGCGTGCGCGATATGCTGCTCGGCCGGCACTCCTCCGACCCGGAGCGCCGGGTCCACCCGTACAACCCGGTGATCGTCGACGGCAAGGCCCTGGACGAGCTGACGCCGCCGTCGCGGCCGAAACTCCCCCCGCTGGTACGCGGTTACCTGCGGCTGGGCGCGGAGATCTGCGGCGAGCCCGCCCACGATCCCGCATTCGCGGTCGCCGACTTCGTCGTGTTGCTCGGGCTGAACACGATCAACACCCGCTACCTCAACCGGCTACAAGACGCCGCCGCGTCGTTCGACGGGGGACGGTGAGGACCGTGGTCTTCGACGCGCCACCCGCCACGTCCACCGCGCACGCATGGATGCCGTCGAGCCCCTGCGGCCCGGGCTGCCTGGATTCGATCGATGAGGTCGGGTCGGCGCGGGTGCTCGCCCGCCTGGCCGGGGTCGCCGGACTGCTGCTCAGCTTCCCGGTCGCGAACGCGGTGACACCGCGTGGCCGGCGGGTTTCGTTGCACCGCGGCTATGCGCACTTACTGCTCGGCTGTCTGGGCATGCGGTTGCGCATTGTCGACAACCGGGGGGCCGTGGACGAGCGCGGTGTCGTCGATGAGGGCGACGCCGCGCTCGTATCCGCCGGTTTCGGGACCGGGGCCGGCGGTGTGCTGGTCGTCACCGGGCACATCGGCTGGACCGATATCGTCGCGCTGGCCTCGGTGCAGCCGCTCGGCTTCGTGGCGCGTGCGGACATGGTGGACTGGCCGCTGATCGGCAGACTCGCCAAGCTGATGCGGGTGATTCCGATCGAGCGCGAGAGTCTGCGGCAGCTGCCCGGCGTGGTGACGGCGGTCGGAGCGCGGCTGGCCGCGGGCGACCGGATCGGCGTCTTCCCGGAAGGCACGACTTGGTGTGGCCGGGCTTACGGCACTATGCGTCCCGCGTTGTTCCAAGCGGCCGTGGACACCGGCACTCCGGTGCAGCCGGTGCGGTTGCGGTACCTGGACCGGCACGGCGCGCAGTGCACGGTGCCCGGTTTCGTCGGCGTCGACACCTTCGCCTCCTCCGCGCGACGGGTGCTGCGGTCGCGTGGCATGGTCGCCGAAGTGGTGCTGGAGCCGGTCCAGCGGCCCGGCGACGACCGGCGCGAGCTGGCCCGCCGCTGCGAGGCGGCCATCCGGGGTACCGCCTCGTCGCACCGTGGTGCGGCGGAAGCGACGGAGTGGATCGAGGCGGGGCACACCCGCGTGCAGGACCCGTCGGTCGCCGCCGACGCCCCAGAGGTGCGCAGGCCACGCCGCCGCCCGATGCTGCGCGGTCGCCGCACCGCAGCCGCGCAGTAGGCGCTGAACGCGCAGCCGGGGTTCGTGGCGCGGCATGTTGCGCGATAGCCCGATCCCGGCTTCGTCACCGTTCGCCCGTGGCTGTCCTCAGAAGCCGCGCCCCCGGAGGGGAAACTCAGAATCCGCTGCCCGTGGGCGGCCGGAACCCGGGTTGCACACCGGGCCTGTCCTGGTCCCGGTCGTCCTGGCGGTCACGGCCGAGGAGCCAGTCGTCGTCGCAGTCGGGATCCCGGTTGTGGTCGTGGAAGCGGCCGTGGTCGTGGAAACGGCCGTGGTCGTGGATACAGCCGTGGTCGTGGAAACGGCCGTGGTCGTGGAAACGGCCGTGGTCGTGGAGATCGGCGGGCTCGAGCACGATCGGGTCGGCGAGCGCGGGCACCGCGACGGCGGCGACCGGCATCACAGCGAGTACGGACGCGGCCGCGGCACGTGCCAGCACACGTCGCGTAAGTCCCTGCGGGCGTCGGTCCATCGGGAACTTCCTCTCATGGATTCGTCCGGTAGTCGGCCGCTCGGCACACCGGCCTGGGCCGCACGGGAAACGGACGAGCAGCGATGAATTCGTCCGACAACGTATCGCTGTTCGACGGTTCACTTAATAGGTGAAAACCCTGAAATCTACCGCCGACAGGGGGATTCGACGGGAAACAGAACCGGAATCGCATCCCTCGCGTGGCTGTGTGCAAGGGGCAACGCGTCGACGCTGCACGGATCGGTGCGCGCGGGTCGATTGTCGCCGACGGAGTAGCAGCCGTGAAGCAGCGCACCGAACCGGCACTATCACGATCTGCTTGGCTTGCCCCTCCTTGTCGGTCAACCCGCCCACACGGCCGGGCTCGACCACCACGCACTCCCGAGGCTCGGTCTGTATCAGACACCGTGATCGTGAGCACTCGCATCGAGCGCAGAGGCGCTGACACGGTTCCGGGGCGAGCCGATGCCGACTCGCCCCGGAAAGGAAAAACTCAGAAACCGCTGCCCGTGGGCGGCCGGAATCCGTGGTGCCAACCGGGCCTGCCGTGGTCCCAGTCGTCGTGGCGGTCCCGACCGCGGAACCAGTCGTCGTGGCGACCCCGATCCCAGTCGTTGTGCCGCCCGTTGTTCCAGCCGTCGTGACGGTGACCGCCGTGGCCGTGCCCTGGGCGGCCGTGCGCCGCGTCGACCTGGTCGGGGGTCTCGAGCACGATCGGGTCGGCGAGCGCGGGCACCGCGACGGCGGCGACCGGCATCAGGGCGAGTACGGACGCCGCGGCGGCGCGTGCCAGCACACGTCGCGTACGTCCATGGGTGCGTGGGTCCATCGGAACTTCCTCACTCATCGATTCGTCCGGTAGTCGATCGCTCGGCGCTCCGGCCGGGAACCCGTTCGGGAGCGAGCGGGACAGCGATCAATACACTGGATAACGTACCGCTGTTCAGCGGCACATTCAATAGGTGATTACCCTGAGATTCAGTTGCGTACTGGTGCATTCGGCCCGGAATCGCACCCCCCGCGGGCGCGCGAGCAGGGGGGAATAACCGGCAGATGGTGACGGCTATCCTTAACTGGTCATGAAGTCGGCTTTTTCGGGTCCGGTCAACGGTGCTGCGCCCCAGACGGTCTACCTCGATCACGCGGCCACCACACCGATGCTGCCCGCGGCCATCGAGGCGATGACGGCTGCCCTGCGCACCACGGGCAACGCGTCGTCCCTGCACGGATCGGGGCGCGCGGCCCGGAGGCTGCTCGAAGAAGCGCGCGAGTCGATCGCCGCCGACCTGGGCGCCCGGCCCTCGGAGGTGGTCTTCACCTCCGGCGGCACCGAGAGCGACAATCTGGCGGTCAAGGGCATCTTCTGGGCGCGCCGCGACGCCGATCCGCGCCGGAACCGGATCATCGCCAGTTCGATCGAGCATCACGCGGTGATCGACGCGGTGGAGTGGCTGGAGCGGCACGAGGGCGCGCAGGTCACCTGGCTGCCGGTGGACGCCGAGGGCGTGGTCTCCGCCGGCGTGCTGCGCGCCGCGCTGGCCGACCAGCCCGACGATGTCGCGCTGGTCACCGTCATGTGGGCGAACAACGAGGTCGGCGCCATCCAGCCGATCGCCGAATTGGCCGCCGTGGCAGCCGAATTCGGCGTTCCGATGCACAGCGACGCGGTACAGGCGGCGGCGCAGCTGCCGATCGACTTCGGCGCGAGCGGGTTGTCCGCGGCCAGTTTCGCCGGGCACAAGGTCGGCGGCCCGCACGGTGTCGGAGTGCTGCTGCTCGGCAGGCAGGTGCCGTGCGTGCCGCTGCTGCACGGCGGCGGCCACGAGCGCGACCTGCGGTCCGGCACCTCCGACACGGCGGCCGCCCTCGGCCTGGCCGCGGCGCTGCGCCAGACGGCGAGCGAACTTTCCGACCGGGCCGTCAAGCTGGTCGCGTTGCGCGACGCGTTGATCGACGGGATCCGCGCGGCGGCGCCCGACGCGGTGCTGAACGGCCCGTCCGGCGAGCGGCGTCTGCCCGGCAACGTGCACGTCACCTTCCCCGGGTGCGAGGGGGATTCACTGCTGATGCTGCTGGACGCGGCGGGGGTCGAATGCTCGACCGGTTCGGCGTGCACCGCGGGCGTCGCCACGCCCAGTCACGTGCTGATCGCCATGGGCGTCGAGCCTCGGCAGGCGCGCGGATCGCTGCGCTTCTCGTTGGGCCACACCTCGACGCGGGCCGACGTGGACGCGCTGCTGGAAGTATTGCCCCAGGTGGTGGAGCGGGCCAAGGCCGCGGGCCTGGCCGGTGCGAAAGGAGGTGTCTGATGCGGGTACTCGCCGCGATGAGCGGTGGTGTGGATTCGGCCGTGGCGGCGGCGCGTGCCGTCGACGCCGGTCACGAGGTGGTCGGCGTGCATCTGGCACTGTCGGCGACACCGGGCACGCTGCGCACGGGGTCGCGCGGCTGCTGCTCGAAGGAGGACGCCGGTGACGCCCGCCGCGCCGCCGACGTGCTGGGCATCCCGTTCTATGTCTGGGATTTCGCCGACCGCTTCAAGGAAGACGTCATCGATGACTTCGTCGCGGCCTACGCGGCGGGCGAGACGCCGAATCCGTGCCTGCGCTGCAACGAGAAGATCAAGTTCTCCGCGCTGGCCGACCGTGCGGTGGCGCTCGGCTTCGACGCTGTGGTCACCGGGCACTACGCGCGGCTCGCGGACGGTGTGCTCCGCCGCGCCGTCGACGCCGACAAGGACCAGTCCTACGTGCTGGCGGTGCTGACCGCTCAGCAGCTTTCGCGCGCGATGTTCCCGGTGGGCGACACCCCCAAGCCACAGATCCGCGCCGAGGCGGCCGAGCGCGGCCTCGCCGTCGCGAACAAGCCGGACAGCCACGACATCTGCTTCATCCCCTCCGGCGACACCCGTGCCTTCCTGGGCGCGAAGATCGGTATCCGGCCCGGCGCGGTCGTCGACGCCGACGGTCAGGTGCTCGCGCGGCACGAGGGCGTGCACGGGTTCACCATCGGCCAGCGCAAGGGATTGGGGTTGCCGGGTCCCGCCGCCGACGGCAAGCCGCGATACGTCACCGGCATCGACCCCGATTCCGGCACGGTCCACGTCGGTTCGGCCGATGACCTGCGGGTCTGGACGGTCGAGGCGGAGCGCGCGATCTGGACGTCGGGTTCCGCGCCGAGCGGACCGATCGAGTGCGTGGCGCAGGTGCGCGCACACGGCGGCACCGCGCCCGCGGTGGCCGAGGCGGTGGGCGACGGACTGACCGTGCGGCTACGTGAGCCGCTGACCGGTGTGGCGCGCGGCCAGGCCGTGGTGCTCTACCGGCCGGATCCCGAAGGCGACGAGGTGATCGGCAGTGGGACCATCTCCGGGACCGTGCGCGAGCCCGTCGCGAGTGAAGCGGGGGCCGAGTCGGCGCGGTGATCCGGCGCGCGCCGCGGCATCCGGTGCCGTCCTTTCTCGCAGCCCGACGCGGCGTTCGGACTGAAGACCCTGTGTAGCCGTCGAGACGACGGATCCCGTAATGGCGGAATCGAACGGACGGAGGTACGGCAGCGGTGTACGAGACCGGCGCGGAGGACGCGGCTCGAGACAGTGGGACGGACGTGGTGACCGAGCCGGTGCGCGTGCCGGGCGGGATCGCCACCGGCGTCGGCTCCTGGCCGGGCACCGACCCGCGCGAGGCCGCCGCGACCATCGTCGGTGAACTCGGCGAGTTGCCGCACCTGGTGGAACTGCCGGCTCGCGGTGCGGGCGCGGACCTGATCGGCCGGGCTTCCGCGCTGCTGGTCGACCTGCGCTTCGACACCACGCCCAGGGGCTACCGGCTCGCGCCCCGTCCGGGCGCGGTCGCGCGCCGGGCGCACGACCTGCTGCGAACCGATCTGGACGCGCTCGAGGAAGCGTGGGAGAACGCCGGTCTCTCCGGCCGCAACCGTCGGGTGAAGGTGCAGTCGGCGGGCCCGCTGACCTTGGCCGCGCAGGTCGAGCTGCCCGGCGGACATCGCGTGCTCACCGATCCCGGTGCGGTGCGTGACCTCTCGGAATCCCTGGCCGAAGGTTTGGCGCAGCACGTGGCGGAGGTGCGCAAGCGGCTCGGCGCGCAGGTCGTCCTGCAGTTGGACGAACCGTCGCTGTCCGCGGTGCTGGACGGCTCACTGCGCGGGGTGAGCGTGCTGAACACCGTGCGGGCGTTGCCCGAGCCGGAAGCGCTGGCCGTCCTGGACACGGTGCTCACCGCTCAATCCGCGCCGGTGCTGGTGCACAGCTGCGCCGAGCCGCCCGCGCTCGGCCTGCTGCGCCGCAGCGTCGCCGATGCGATCGGCTTCGACCTGAGCACCATCGGCACGGCTCGACTCGACGAGGTCGGAGAGGCCCTGGAAGCGGGCAAACACCTGGTGCTCGGCGTCGTGCCCACCGAGGCGCCCGCCTCGGCGGTCACCTGGCGGACCTTCGCCGAGCCGGGGGTGCGGCTGATCGATCGGCTCGGCTTCGGCCGTCGCACGCTGGCGCAACGGATCGCGGTCAGCCCAGCATGCGGACTGGCGGGCGCGCCGCTGGAGTGGAGCAGACGAGCGCTGCGTTTGACCGCCGACGTTGCGCGCGCGTACGCCGAAGAACCCGAAGAGCTTTCATTCGCCTGACGTCGCCGCGCGGGAACGCGAATTGCCGCGCCACACGTCGGAACGCCTGGGCTCGCGCCGAGGAACGGACCGGCCGGATTTCGTGTGCTCCAGGGCGGCGACGTGCGCGAACACGGCGGCTCACTGTCGGTGGCCTCCGCTAATGTGCGATGGGTGAGTGACAGCGACAGCGCGGCGGCCCCGGCGACGGCAGAGCAGCGGGTGGAGTGGCAGCGACTCGCGGACGAGGTGCGTGAGCATCAGTTCCGCTACTACGTCCGGGACGCGCCGATCATCTCCGACGGCGAGTTCGACGCGCTGTTGCGGCGGTTGCAGGCCATGGAGGACGAACATCCGGACCTGCGCACGCCGGATTCGCCGACTCAGCTCGTCGGCGGCGGCTTCGCGACCGATTTCACCGCTGTCGACCACCTCGAGCGGATGCTGTCGCTGGACAACGTGTTCGACATCGACGAGCTACGCTCCTGGGCCGCCCGGGTGGAGGCGGAGACCGGGCCGGACCTGCACTACTTGTGCGAGGTGAAGATCGACGGCGTCGCGCTGAACCTCGTCTACCAGAACGGGCGGCTGGTGCGCGGCGCCACCCGAGGCGACGGACGCACCGGCGAGGACGTGACGCTCAACGCGCGCACCATCGACGACATCCCCGGCGAGCTGACCCCCAGCGACGAGTTCCCCATCCCGCAGCTGCTGGAGGTCCGCGGCGAGGTGTACTTCCGGCTGGAGGACTTCGAGACGCTCAACGCCGCCATCGTGGCCGAGGGCAAGCCGCCCTATGCCAATCCGCGCAACACGGCGGCCGGTTCGCTGCGTCAGAAGGATCCGTCGGTCACCGCGCGGCGCAGGTTGCGCATGATCTGCCACGGCTTCGGCCGCATCGAGGGTTACACGCCGACCTCGCAGTACGAGGCGTACCGAGCGCTCGCCGCGTGGGGCCTGCCGGTGTCCGAGCACACCAGGCGGGTGCAGGGCATCGACGCGGTGATCGAGCGGGTCGCCTACTGGGGCGAGCACCGGCACGACATCGAGCACGAGATCGACGGCCAGGTCATCAAGGTCGACGAGACCGCGCTGCAACGCCGTCTCGGCTCCACCTCGCGCGCGCCGCGCTGGGCGATCGCCTACAAGTACCCGCCCGAGGAAGCGACGACCAAGCTGCTGAACATCCAGGTGAACGTCGGCCGCACCGGCCGGGTGACGCCGTTCGCGGTGATGGAGCCGGTGTCCGTCGCGGGCTCCACGGTCGCGATGGCCACCCTGCACAACGCCGCCGAGGTCAAGCGCAAAGGCGTGCTGATCGGTGACACGGTCACCATCCGCAAGGCGGGCGACGTGATTCCCGAGGTGCTGGGGCCGGTGGTGGACGCGCGCCCCGAAGACGCGCGGGAATTCGTCATGCCGACGCACTGTCCCGAATGCGGCACCGAACTGCGTCCGGAGAAGGAGGGCGACGCCGACATCCGCTGCCCGAACCAGCAGTTCTGCCCCGCTCAGTTGCGCGAGCGCGTCTACCACGTGGCCGGGCGCGGCGCCTTCGACATCGAGGCCCTCGGTTACGAAGGCGCGATCGATCTGCTGAAGTCCGGCGCCATCACCGACGAGGGCGACCTGTTCGACCTGGACGAGGCGACATTGCTCACCACCTCGCTCTACGCCAACAAGAACGGCAGCCTCTCCGCCAACGGCAAGCGGCTGCTGGAGAACCTGGCCGTGGCCAAGGACCGGCCGCTGTGGCGGGTGCTGGTCGGCCTGTCCATCCGGCACGTCGGCCCCACCGCTGCGCGCGCGCTCGCCGCCGAATTCGGCAGCTTGGACCGCATCGAGGCGGCATCGGGAGAGGAATTGGCCGCCGCCGACGGCGTCGGCCCGACCATCGCGGCCGCCGTGGCGGAGTGGTTCACCGTCGACTGGCACCGCGCCGTGGTGGCGAAGTGGCGGGCCGCGGGCGTGCGGATGGAGGACGAACGCGACGAGTCCATCGAGCGCAACTTGGAAGGCTTGTCCATCGTGGTGACCGGTTCGCTGCAGGGCTTCACCCGCGACGGCGCCAAAGAGGCGATCCTGAGGCGCGGCGGGAAGGCCGCGAGTTCGGTTTCGAAGAAGACCGCGTTCGTGGTGGTCGGGGACGCGCCCGGCTCCAAGGCCGCGAAGGCGGAGGA
Above is a genomic segment from Nocardia sputorum containing:
- a CDS encoding NAD(P)/FAD-dependent oxidoreductase, with product MQYVEAGIETAGVVIVGSGFGGLAAAKQLAKSGVDYVLISSTPEHLFQPLLYQVATGVLTSEEIAPPIAGILRRHREADVRLGTVVDIDPDRAIVTYEHEGVPHRIRYGSLIAATGASQSYFGRDDFAEKTYSLKTIDDARRLRAQIARVFAEAAQADEQTRRRLLSFVVVGAGATGVEVAGQLKELAKRHFHQEVSVTLVEGAGEVLPPFGGGLSEYAKKSLTRSGVDVLLGTFVTDIEHGKVTVKSADGVEHAIAAETVVWSAGVQAGGFAKILAEATGVATDRAGRLLINPDLTVGGYADIYAIGDMTSLNGYPGQSPVAMQEGRHAADIIRRKKQPGTPFTYWDKGSMAVISRFSAVTKLNDRITFRGFVAWVMWLAVHLFYLVGFRNRFAAVASWLVAFIFTGRPGFAEEDTTPKKVRAEESRAA
- a CDS encoding GNAT family N-acetyltransferase yields the protein MTISSVLTAPARPTDSGEGRSRYSLVVSSDLDHRVAAQRLRYNVFANEPGFRIPDDGTGLDADRFDEHCDHMLVRDDATGEFVGCYRMLPPDKVAAAGGYYTATEFDLAQLDPEGMRIVEMGRACVVPDHRNGSVLTLMWAGILHYIQLTGYEWVMGCVSVPMQDTPADAPGVNVRGVRDMLLGRHSSDPERRVHPYNPVIVDGKALDELTPPSRPKLPPLVRGYLRLGAEICGEPAHDPAFAVADFVVLLGLNTINTRYLNRLQDAAASFDGGR
- a CDS encoding lysophospholipid acyltransferase family protein — encoded protein: MRTVVFDAPPATSTAHAWMPSSPCGPGCLDSIDEVGSARVLARLAGVAGLLLSFPVANAVTPRGRRVSLHRGYAHLLLGCLGMRLRIVDNRGAVDERGVVDEGDAALVSAGFGTGAGGVLVVTGHIGWTDIVALASVQPLGFVARADMVDWPLIGRLAKLMRVIPIERESLRQLPGVVTAVGARLAAGDRIGVFPEGTTWCGRAYGTMRPALFQAAVDTGTPVQPVRLRYLDRHGAQCTVPGFVGVDTFASSARRVLRSRGMVAEVVLEPVQRPGDDRRELARRCEAAIRGTASSHRGAAEATEWIEAGHTRVQDPSVAADAPEVRRPRRRPMLRGRRTAAAQ
- a CDS encoding methionine synthase; this translates as MTEPVRVPGGIATGVGSWPGTDPREAAATIVGELGELPHLVELPARGAGADLIGRASALLVDLRFDTTPRGYRLAPRPGAVARRAHDLLRTDLDALEEAWENAGLSGRNRRVKVQSAGPLTLAAQVELPGGHRVLTDPGAVRDLSESLAEGLAQHVAEVRKRLGAQVVLQLDEPSLSAVLDGSLRGVSVLNTVRALPEPEALAVLDTVLTAQSAPVLVHSCAEPPALGLLRRSVADAIGFDLSTIGTARLDEVGEALEAGKHLVLGVVPTEAPASAVTWRTFAEPGVRLIDRLGFGRRTLAQRIAVSPACGLAGAPLEWSRRALRLTADVARAYAEEPEELSFA
- the ligA gene encoding NAD-dependent DNA ligase LigA, yielding MSDSDSAAAPATAEQRVEWQRLADEVREHQFRYYVRDAPIISDGEFDALLRRLQAMEDEHPDLRTPDSPTQLVGGGFATDFTAVDHLERMLSLDNVFDIDELRSWAARVEAETGPDLHYLCEVKIDGVALNLVYQNGRLVRGATRGDGRTGEDVTLNARTIDDIPGELTPSDEFPIPQLLEVRGEVYFRLEDFETLNAAIVAEGKPPYANPRNTAAGSLRQKDPSVTARRRLRMICHGFGRIEGYTPTSQYEAYRALAAWGLPVSEHTRRVQGIDAVIERVAYWGEHRHDIEHEIDGQVIKVDETALQRRLGSTSRAPRWAIAYKYPPEEATTKLLNIQVNVGRTGRVTPFAVMEPVSVAGSTVAMATLHNAAEVKRKGVLIGDTVTIRKAGDVIPEVLGPVVDARPEDAREFVMPTHCPECGTELRPEKEGDADIRCPNQQFCPAQLRERVYHVAGRGAFDIEALGYEGAIDLLKSGAITDEGDLFDLDEATLLTTSLYANKNGSLSANGKRLLENLAVAKDRPLWRVLVGLSIRHVGPTAARALAAEFGSLDRIEAASGEELAAADGVGPTIAAAVAEWFTVDWHRAVVAKWRAAGVRMEDERDESIERNLEGLSIVVTGSLQGFTRDGAKEAILRRGGKAASSVSKKTAFVVVGDAPGSKAAKAEELGVPILDEEGFQRLLAGGPDAVAPETAAEDADAEE
- the mnmA gene encoding tRNA 2-thiouridine(34) synthase MnmA, which encodes MRVLAAMSGGVDSAVAAARAVDAGHEVVGVHLALSATPGTLRTGSRGCCSKEDAGDARRAADVLGIPFYVWDFADRFKEDVIDDFVAAYAAGETPNPCLRCNEKIKFSALADRAVALGFDAVVTGHYARLADGVLRRAVDADKDQSYVLAVLTAQQLSRAMFPVGDTPKPQIRAEAAERGLAVANKPDSHDICFIPSGDTRAFLGAKIGIRPGAVVDADGQVLARHEGVHGFTIGQRKGLGLPGPAADGKPRYVTGIDPDSGTVHVGSADDLRVWTVEAERAIWTSGSAPSGPIECVAQVRAHGGTAPAVAEAVGDGLTVRLREPLTGVARGQAVVLYRPDPEGDEVIGSGTISGTVREPVASEAGAESAR
- a CDS encoding cysteine desulfurase family protein → MKSAFSGPVNGAAPQTVYLDHAATTPMLPAAIEAMTAALRTTGNASSLHGSGRAARRLLEEARESIAADLGARPSEVVFTSGGTESDNLAVKGIFWARRDADPRRNRIIASSIEHHAVIDAVEWLERHEGAQVTWLPVDAEGVVSAGVLRAALADQPDDVALVTVMWANNEVGAIQPIAELAAVAAEFGVPMHSDAVQAAAQLPIDFGASGLSAASFAGHKVGGPHGVGVLLLGRQVPCVPLLHGGGHERDLRSGTSDTAAALGLAAALRQTASELSDRAVKLVALRDALIDGIRAAAPDAVLNGPSGERRLPGNVHVTFPGCEGDSLLMLLDAAGVECSTGSACTAGVATPSHVLIAMGVEPRQARGSLRFSLGHTSTRADVDALLEVLPQVVERAKAAGLAGAKGGV
- a CDS encoding LysR family transcriptional regulator; its protein translation is MELRQLTYFVAVCEELSFSGAAARCFISQSAISHQISRLERDLGVQLFERSTRSVVPTDATARLLPLAKQMLSLESAIRAAVRTVGPRIRLAANMSFATRSLSAIAGARAAHPEAEIEFVIKPFRQRITAVTDGDCDLALIRGRVDQPGLVVEQLWVEDLVIATSSAHPLATKDTVTLADLSSYPLLLPPEQEQVLLHTVIRNAFAELPTGPTFGPPIPPDHTATMELINRPDAWTVLYAESTTEGLVVLRLAESKLRIPVSAVLRADARRSPILETLLTALHRC